CATGGTTCTGACTTTTTTGGCTCCACAGAGGCTTCAGATTTGAGGAGAGGTTCTCTCTCGCTCTGACTGAGTGAGGCAGGCTCAGCTTGAATGCCCTCTTTAGCGTAGTCCTTTTGTACCTCCTCCTTGTCATCAGTTTCCTTCTTCACTTGAGTGCACTGGGCCACATTTGCTGAGATAGGGACCAGAGGCATGACCTTCCACTTCGGAGCTATGGGCCTCAATTTATTTGTGATCGTTGGCCTGATTTGCAGTACTTGGGAACCCACGGGCAAAGACGGCTTAGCTCCTTCTGAGAGCTGATAAGCTGCGTGGATGCTGGGATACGCGCTCCAGCTGGGCGCTCCATTTTGAGCTTTATTGATGGCTGTCGTGACAGTGTTCTCCAAGGACTTTAAAATGTCTCCACCACCCTTTGAACCATCTTCTAAATCCTCTTCTCTGAGGTACTGGTATTTCATTGTGGGATCCAGTGGTTTCTGAAGAGTATCTTCATACTCTTCAGTTTTTACTGCTTTCTCATCTTTGTTTGCATCATCAGCTTtatcttttttactttctttttttagttcagaGGTGGCAGCTATGCATTCTGCAGAAGATTTACTGGTTGATTTTGAAACTGGGCTGTCATTGGCTGGTGCTTCAGACAGCGattgcattttttccacagCTAAAGGATCCAGAACAagttgctttcctttctttgaagcTGAACTTGTGACTTTCAAGAAATGGCCAGTGACCATCATGTGGGTCGTGAGCTGCTGCAAGGTATCATGGGAACTTCCACATTCCATACACTTCAAAATCTGGGATTTGCAGGCCTCAAACTGCCACGTATAGCTGGCGCCATTCTGGTAGCCATAGCGGTTGTTAGATGATAACTGCAGGTTCGCATTcttctgaggagaaaaagtatCTGAGAAAGACCCCGTCGTGGAATCGGGGGAGCAAGGCCTGTTGACATCAAACACACGTTTCTTTGCTGGAGTGACCATTTTTGAAGAAATGGTTGGTACCGGCTCCTTCAAAGGCACTTTTTggtaatgttttgtttttatcataTGAACACTCAGATCTTGAAGGGAATCAAAAGAGTCACCACAGAACATACATTTCAGAACTTTTTGTGCATCTTCCTTGTCCATGTCCTGGAAAGCCCGTTTGCGGGGCTTTGAGTAGCTGGTAGGCCTGTGCTTGTCCTTTTTATGGTTGTCATCTTGGTAGTGACCTGTCTCGTTCATATGAACCGTCAGTTCTACCAACGTGTCATAGGCAGCGCTGCACTGCCGGCACCGAAACCGGCTGGCACCCGTGAACACAGTTCCACACattttgctgctctgcctgtAGAGCTGGACCGAGCTGAACAGGTTGGGTTTCGAGACAGGTCTGGAAGGTAAATTCTGCTGTAAGCTTTTTGACAGTGCGTCTTGGTGCCAATCAAAATCAGCTTTGTTCCCTCCATTTCTGTTGTCACAACTCCTCTTTTCCGAGTTAGACAACTTGAAACCCAGCCCTAAGCCCGTCCAGTAAGAGTCTGACAGTATGTTGGCATAGACCGCTGTCATTTTATCCATGCAGTTGTGTGCTTCATTCTGGGCTTTGGGATGGGTGCTGGGTTTTGGGTCCTGTGGCTCTCTAGAGCAGATGCTTTTAATGTCTGCCACGTGGTCACTACCATCACTTAGTAGTGATTCGTTTTCAGCATCCTGGTTAGATACATGACTGACAGGGGAATTCTGGTAACTGAAGTTCCCTTTATGCTCAGGACCCACTTCGTGTTCCTCATCCGTGCCAGTGTCATTGCTGCCCTGGAGCTGAGCAGTTGAGTTGCTGTCgtcatcatcttcttcctcctcctttatatcttcctcttcctttatgTCTTCCTCTTGGACATAACCTGAAATGTAATGTCAATATATGAAATAACTTGTTAACGGAGAATACTACAGTTTGAGTTTTCTAGTTTCACTATGTGTTTTCTGTACTGGAATTTGTTTTAATCTACATTATTGCCTGTTAgttctggaaatgaaaaaagccaaatgaTGTCTCTTTTTGTGAAGGTTGCTGCATTTTATTGGCAGATGATCATAATTCTTTATAACTGCCAGAGATGCTGAGTTAATAATTTTCCTGTCATGGGAGTATAATTCTAACTGTCCTGTAATGGGACAGTTGGAAAATTCATATCTAAGAATTTAAAGTTTATACTAAAAGCTTCAATTCTATCAAATTGTTTTTAGCCTCAGCAAGAGAAAGGGTAGAATTGgcaaggaacagaagaaaaataactgccaTAATCTTCCTGGTTCATAGCATCATCTAGGTACAGTAACCTTTTACCATTTGATCACCTAAAAATGCACTTTAGAATGTACACAAATAATTTATATGTCAAAATACAACATCTGAAAGCGCTAATAGGCATAAATGCAACTCTTTTGTTTATAAAAGTAATGTACTGTGTACCATAAAAGCAAATTGTGcttcaataaaaacaaatacataaatttcAGGGCAAGAACCCTTGGAAGTTACAGGAGAGTATTAAGACGTGACAGCGGTAGATCAAAGTTAACTGTAAAACTGGAAAAGTAGAACAAGtccagaaagattttctttgacAAATTAACTATTTAATTAATAAGATGAACTTGATACTGGAAGAGCTGTAAATTTTAGAATTAATTAAGGAATTCAGTTTAGGTTTTTTCCTGGCCTTATATCAGCAGTAATTCTGCCTAAGTTACAGGAGATAACCTGGCTAAAAACAGACTGAAGAATTAGAGAAGAGGATTTTTAAGGGTGAACTGGCTCCATTGCAGTCAGTGGATAAATTCACAACGACTCAACACAGTCAGCAACTCACTCCCAGACCCCCCCAAGAAGGGACGGAGCAGAACGAGTGGTTCAGGTACGTTTTCACAAAACGCCAGTGTAATTCTTTTAACAGGCACTGCAAAGCTGTTATGCACAATTCAAGCAGACACGGAAACAATTCACTGGTATTGACAGTCACTCATCAAAACTAAATGTTGACTCCAGAAGCACAGGTCTTCGTGGGAGATATGTTGATGAGCTCTTCCAGTTAGGTGCAAACGCAGTGCTGCTAACCCCAGTGACTGCACTGCAGGCTCAGGAGGATTTTGTTGTGTTTGCTTAAGATCGAGCTTTTTGTGGCAGCTTTTTGtggtaaaaaattaaaataaaataaaatgccaaaacccccaaatcaaagctgctcttaaaaataactaagcaaaaataaaaaaaaaaaaaactctagTACTCGTAATTGTGAAGTAACCCtaaaagctgagaaaacaaaaggtaaatAAGCCAAAAAGtgttatttgtttaaaatccaATTCCTTCCCATCTTCTGAGAAAACCCGTCTTATGGCCCTTTGAGAACCTGGCTCATTTTGCTCTCTTGAATCTGGTACTCCTGCACAAAGGTTATCCTTCTAGCAAATCAAAAGGGATGGGCAGAAAAGGTAGAAACATTTTGATTAACATATGGACAAAACCTTCCACAGTTTTTTGAGATACGTGGTTCAATTTTTCCATCTATTTGCACGTGTATCTCACCCCTTCCAACACATATTTACTGTCAAGCCAAAGAGATGAACCAGAACTAGCAGAACTGTTTCCTGGATGAAGCTGCAGTATAAGCAGCGGGAAATGACGGCTTGCTCTATGCATGGGCTAAGAACCTACGTGAGTCGTCTTTCCTATGCCCTTCCTATGGTTTTAGGACCTGCACAGATCACACTGGCTTAGAGTTGGGCTTGGCTTACTCCAGAGGCGATACCAGGCAGATTCACAACCAGAGGTAAAGATAACCGCAGTGGCTATGAGCAAATGACCTGGACACCTTTTTAgcatgataaaaaaataatcgcATAGTAGTAGGGACAGTGTGCTCTTCAGCAGATGCTTTCAGCAAAGAAGCTAAATATTAagtgttaaatattaaaaaaataagccttTTAGTAGTGTGTTGGGGTACAGAAAATACTAGTAGCCCCATTTCCAGACAGACTGAGGCAGGCAGCAAAGACACCACCAAGaacaaaatacttatttcacATCCCTAAACTTCTTCCCTAATAACCAGACAGTACTTCCCATGTACCCCTTTCCGAGCTCGCATGGTTTTCAGGGGGACAAGGAGAACGGAGGAACATGGAGGCGGCAAAGGCTCCTACACGTCATGAGTAGTAACCTTGTTAAACAAGCAGCACGAACCGATAGCAGGACTGACACGGTTCTCGCGGTGTTAGAGATACTGCACAGCGTAGGTAGCGACGCTGGCCCCTTGCCAGGATGTATCACAGTGCCAAGCATATTACACCcggcaaaacaaaaataaggagGGAATCCAATGAAGGAACCAGACAAAACAGACAACAAATAGCATTCACACGGTTTTGGGTCGGTGCAAATTTGATTCTCCATTTCAGCACCCATTCTTTAAATACTATTAACCCATTTTTCACTGGAaggtaattttttcctttggaagacaCATATAGCAGTTTCTTCCTTCCAATATCCTTTGCCCTTCTAAAAGGATTTACTAGGAGAAGCAGAAGTACCAGACAGCTGCACATCCCCCACAGTACAGATaaaattttctgcttaattAGGCATTGCCATGTTTACTATAACCTTTACAGAAGAGTACCTTGTGCTGAGAAACCCTCTTTTTTGGTGTCTGTATAAGATACAGACACAATCTTATGAAAGTGGTAAAAGTAACTTATTAGAAAGCAGCATCACAATTTCACAAAACCATCAGTCAGGTCCATTTTAAGGGTTAAGGGTTCTGGGcagctttgaaaatgcatttcagtatcCTACttgtaaaactgtttctgtttatttaaatgatttaaattgCTGTGGGCATTTTAAGGACAGTTGAGACCTCTTCCGTGCAGACAACCTAGGGTACAAGAAATGCATGTGTCCTTCCACCAGAGTTTTATAGTAAGATTTCATTGGACATGAAGTTTGATATGAACTGATGTAGCtatttaacagaaataacattaatttaAGTGgactttgcattatttattttataagtaAAGGGTGTCTTAGGCCTGTATACCCACATGCTTTAAATGCAGTCTCTGTAATAAGTAGCATAAATTTTGCACATCATACCAAAGTCCATATAATAAATTGTTGAATGACCTGTTCTCTTCCCCCCAGTTCTCCTCCAGGCTTATTCTGACATTCCAAACCTTTGAGATGCTTATATATAGCTgtcttgcaagaaaaaaaaaaaaaaaaaaattaaagaaatccAAATGCAATAACCAGATGAAcgcttcctccttttcccagaTGAGAATTTTTCCCACCAAAATTAAACAGGTCCAGATGGAGATGTAGGATGGGCAGGGTGCAGTCCTAAAGAAGTGGGGGACTGTAATTTCACTATCTTGAAGAGTGGACAAAGCTCAGGAGCTTCAGAGCACtgaatggaaataatttctggcTTTCTAAATGGAGATGCAGTATTTGGGTTTAGTGCTGATTAATCCCAAGATAGTCTATGTCAAAATCATGACATCAGTAAGGATAATAGTATCATATGGATAATAATCATAAATACAATTCTAAAAtgtattaactttttaaaaaaaattcctctgtgCCTTTGTGATTGGATTCATGGTAACTTAAGAAATCTGCTTCTCTAGAACAAGGGTTGCAATAAAGAGCTGATTCTTTATTCTTCAAAAGATATAATTTTCTTAGATATTTCTAGCGTATTTCCACAGAGTAACTAAAAGAAAGCAGGTGCAGTTAATACACCTGCAAAAACTCTTTTCTGAACTTAGGGGTCTAAACTTCCACCCACATCCACCTTGAAGCCTTGACCGTACTGCGCAGGCAGCACTGAGCTGAGCTCCCAGCGATGTCGAATCCAATATTGACTTTCCAGCCCTTGCACCCCCGACTAACCTGTAATTTGCACCACGTTATACATCACTTCTGACCTTGAATTGTAGAGTGtgaatacatctttttttaaaaagtgttcaCTCTGACTGTTAACTTTTCCACCAGTGGATGCCATTTTCACTCAAATTTGCTCTTTTTCCACATAGAGAAACATTtcctaaaatatatatatacacgttTCTTTCCAAGactggaaaatttattttctgccaagAAAAGGGACAGTGAATCATTGTCCAGAACAACACTGCTAATCCGTGTAAAACCCATGCACCATCTGCACTTcttcatatatatattccaGTTTCACTTGAAATAACATCATTAGTAGAGCAATCTCACAGTGCTATAAGGTGATATTGTTTCCTTCTTGTCTGGCTTCAGCTCAAACATCTTTTTGTGTTTGGCAgaagctgtttctttctctgaaatatttcatgcagATAATGGATAATGACCActtctcattcctttttctcaaaaatgtcTAACTACATTAGCTACCCAAAGACAAATCTTAACCTGGCTCTTTGTAGAAGTTCATAGCTACAGATTCATCCCAGTTTGAAAATTAACTGAAGAGATAAATTGgcaactgaggaaaaaaaaaaaaaaagcccctacTCTGTTGCATAACTCTTATATCAAAGACATTTTGGAATTTAACAGGGCTAAAACCAATGCAGCACTCTGGAAATGCAATGCAGTTTCATGGAAAGAACTCTCAAAACATGAAATTTGTAATACAAGGGTGAATTATACCATTTCAGAGCTGTTTAAACTATGTTAACAATTTCTGTACCAGGGAAATAACTTTCTGTTAAGTTCTGCAAGATGAAAACGCAGGGAAAGGTTACCATTCTCGTCACGGAGGGAGCAGAGAGCATCTGGCTCTGAGTCCCGGGTGTAGGAGACGAAGGAGCACCTCTGTCAACTGGTCTAAACGCCCTGGGAGTGGGAGGTTTATTCCTAAAGCTATGTGCATGCCAAAGAAGGTTTTAGATGTTCTCAAAACCTCAGAAAAGGCTGAATATGCTCAATTGCCTCTTTTCTGGGAGGCCAGTTAATTATTTTGGATAATTTGGGAATATTTGAATAATAGGAATACCATGgcgaggcaggctgtccccctgcagccatGGAGGTCTCTGGTAATTGGTAATAAGTTCAATTAATTTTTACCCAGGTCGAGTGTGTTTTGCCAATGATGGTAATTGCTGGGTGATCTCaatctccctgcccttatctcgacccaggagcctttcattatattttctctcccttgcccagctgaggagggggcgATGGAGCGGCTTTAGGGGCACCCGGTGTCCAGCCCgggccaacccaccacactgcCACAGCTGAATTTTAACACACAAAGGCAATTCCATGGAGCCACAACCATTATTTATATATGATGCTGAAGCAATTTGGggctttcattttgttgttcTCTAATTAGAATTGTATTGTAAAGTTTTCTATTAACTGTCCAATTTCCTACTGGTTAAGAAGGCAAAATACCCACTAGTTTCAGTGGGACTGTCAGCAGCGCAAAGGAGAACAGATTATGCCTTTCGTACATGGCATCCTACACAGTTACGAGTCAAATGGAGATGATCAGTGGCTGGAAGCGTAACACCCAGGGAACCGGCTTGTGAGCGACCCATAATCTTGAGGCAAAACCAgtaataaaacaggaaaaaaaacccaaaaacaaacaaaaggaaaaaagagaggtgAGCTAATGTGCCCTGCTGAGCTGGTCCATAGCCGAGACAGAATTATTATGGAGTTACtttctggaataattttctttaattgtgTGCATACTCAGcgcactgtggaaaaaaaagcagcttcagtCATGTTTGCCTTGCTCCGGATTCAGTCAGTCAGAATGGCTGAATCGCCAGGTGCTAGCTGTTGCAGAGATGGATCTAACCGTGTTCAGAGCCAACAGTTCAAATTCCTTACATGAGGGCTTACAGTGTAAGGGAATAATTTGCCTTTGGTTAAAAACATTCCTGTCTGTTATTTTCTACAAAGCCCTGGAACTTGCAGTTTGGTTGTTTCAACCAGTCGAAGGTGTTTGACATTCTCCAGACTGTGTGTCCAACCAATATGCCACTGACGAAAGCTGTGTCGCTGCATCACCTGAATGCAGAGGTCTGGACCTTCACCGGctttgctgcaggagcagcagcccccgCCTCTGCCTGTCCGTCCCTCTGCCGCCCCTCGCACCAAAGTCCTCGCCCCGGCCTCGGCAGACGAAGTTTTAGGCGGGTATCAGGCAGTCCtcacatcacatcacatcacatcacatcacatcacatcacatcacatcacatcacatcacatcacatcacatcacatcaccACAGCACCTAATTGCCAGTGCAGACCCAAAGGGTGCTTTCCAACACGCACTTTGGTCCTGAACCAAAGGGAATACAGTAGCAGCAAATACGTTCTCCCCGTTAGTCATTTTAATTGCACCAGTGTAAATCACTTTACTGATGAAAACGTAAGCCTGAAACTTTTGtctctttgcctttcttctcttctctcctgtcCTATTTATTGTTGTGGGAAACAGCAGAGTGGCTTTGTAAACTTACAGATTACCTCATTTAAAATCCAAGtttcaaattatgttttccctctttcattATCCTAGGTTCCCCTAAATACCAATCTAAATTTGTTTAAATGGCACGAGCTACCAATCAgaatcacaaaaaaatatatatctatataaattGAAATTGTAATGAGTCTTACCAGTGTATTGCTAGCACTTTGGTTCATTTGATAtgaactttgtttttttaaagtaccacATGGTAAGGCTTTGAAACttcagtttgtaaaaaaaaactGTAACAGCCTTACAGCCTTTGAAGTCACTACTGATATAACTCTGAACAGATCCATTCAAGTTCAACTAACATCAGACAAATGTTTAGTGTATCAGAGGAAGCCACAAAAGCAAGGATTTCATCAATATTTCACAACAGCCTCAGGGAAACTGTAGATTGCAATGCTGTAGGGCAGCTAATGGAATTACACACAAGGGttttgtacatttaaaataagcagcTACTAAAAAAATTACCCTTCAGTTTGATAGAAACTGTATAAAACTGCAGATGGGAAACAATTAAATAGCTACCAACATTTATCCATGTCAGCCTGATAGGTCATTTAATAACaggtatttctttccttctttctttttttcctggtaggGCAATAATAAAGATTAACATTTATGAAAAGTAGCATAAAATATAATACAGCCAAATGAATAATTAAAGATGCTTCTGACGAATTTGTTTGCTATTGTATGGCCGTGAAGACTGCTCTCCAGTAATGAAGtacatttatattaaatacaatTATAAATAGAAAGATGGGGATTATGTTTATGGACACTTGCTTtttatcctaaaaaaaaataatctttgacGCATTTCTAGTGAATCCATGGCTTATCTCATGGACAGCATTTCTTCACAACATGTTCCCCTGGAAAACAGTTGGGCCCCAGCTTTAAATGTGCGTGGGGTTCACTTGAAGCTGGACATATTAGATGTAATAAAGCAGTGAAAGATCAACACTTTCTCTGAAAGGTTCTTAATCAGAGCGAAGAATTCTGTGTATGAAAGCACAATGTTTAAGCTAAAAATAGATCCATATAATCATATTCCTTTTCATTACTATGTTCAACGTGTAAAACTCTTGAAGTACTAGCCCTTCACAGGGTTGTTTTTGAGTGTTTAGGTATGGGCTGCTACTGTGGGGAATTACTGTTTCTGTTAATAACTGATGCTTGTTCAGTGCATTGAATAGCACAATGTGAGAGACAAATTgtttgattattattatttctaaaaggCTCCTTATTTCTTGGCCTCTCCAGTTCAAAACAGACCAGCTTGGCTAAATACAATGGAGAACCCAGTCTCACACAGAAGAATTTAACCCCAATTCAAGAAAGCTCGTAAACATGTTAAGTTTGTCCCATTCGGGGTAGGAGTAGATAGGCTTATCTGCCGTAAAGAGAGACTACGGCATGATGATGCTTCACTGCCACAATTATTACTTAATAATCAATGATTAATATgtaaacagcagcagcctgatTTGGGGAATGTGACTGAGGAGTAAATGAGTCAGCCTGGACAGGAAGGCTGCCAGAGCAAGGGGCTAAGGGACAGGCTCAACTGTGACAGCTCCGGCATCCGCCGCTGATTGCTGAGGTGGCCTCTTGCAAGTCACAGTGGGTCAGTTCAAAGCTCAGATATTTTTACGGATAACCTCCATGAACAGCCGCTTTCCCTTCAAAATCCCTGCCCGTTGaactgcaaaatgctgctgcctGTACTCGtcctgcaggagctggctgggaagTGCGTCGTGCTCGTGTGGTGAATGGAGAATCTGGAGCTACTTGAGTACTCAGCTTCACGATCCAGTGATGGGGAGAGATGAAGCCCACAGCACCTCTTACACGTATTTATTAAAGCACGCAACTCGTATGCATCTGGAGATGCTGCATAAAATGCAAGTTCCCTGCAATAACATGTTGACTAAGACCTAGTATTAcagtctatttaaaaaaaaaaataatatggcTTTAAAAGTACACTATTATTATAAGATTTCTCTAAAGAGCAGTGGACCTTTTGATTTTCCCTTTGGCTACACAGCCATACTGCAGCTCCAGTGAGATCTGCTTTAAGCCATATTTGCCAATAATATTCATAAATCTACGCTGGTTACTCGTAGCTGGTTAAACCACGGCCACAGCATCATTTTTCTCTTAGCATCTCCTTATCTAAGGTACATAAGTACAAAGTGGGAGTGTAATGAAATATCTCTTCCCCAtcttcttgctttgttttgatcTTGCATTCCGGGCAATAAAAAcctgcaaataattttgaaatgtgaattttcacTTGCTGGGATTTCAGCGTAAAAGGAACACCAGTGAAGAACACACAGACCATCAAgtgttttatttccctctttgttttcctttcaggaaCATACTGTTCCAAATGTTGGTCCAAATGAAtagtctgtttcttttctgacaaaTATTATGGCCAACAAACGTTGACTTTTGACCATTAGACATCCCTGCACTTATAGCCACATAACCATCAAAGCACTAAGCCAGCATGAAGGTCATTACCCCGACAGCATCTTACTTCGACTAACTTCTCAGATATGTAAGCAATAAGCAGTTGCAAGAGATTGATATGATACTTTGTGAGTAATTTGGATGAACTATAACACTAACCCAGTAAagtattataattttaaatgtgtccagaaaataattgaaattctGGTTTAGCTTCATCATAATGCACAGTGCTGGGTATATTTAACAGCTGACTAGTTTAGCATGAATATTGCTTTACAAATGAGGTCATattgtttttaagaaacaatATTGCTATCAAACATGTTtaggaggaaaagcaagagattATGAGTACACTTTTAacctctctgtctctttctatATCTGTTTACTATGGTGATTTAGGTGCTCAGTGTTGTTTGAAGGCAAACATAGAAGGTTCTGGCATTTAAAAGAGATCCAGTAATGAGCAACCGGCAGTCAGATTCTTTCTTATTATTAGTCTGTCACAAAATCTCTGTTCTACATCACTCCATCTTTGCGACACCAGTCAGAGATGAGAAAGGTCAAAACATCTCCTTCAAACATACAGTCTGTACAGCACCGTTCCCGAGTCACACGCCACAGCCCGAACTCTTTCCATGCTGCGGAAGAGAGCAGAGTCCACAGGTAACGAAGTGTCATTGGAGAGAAGGGTTTCCTCCTGCTGGCACTGACACCCTCCAGGTCAGAGTGGGATCACCTACTAATTCTAGTCCACGGGTTTCTTTTTTATCCCACACCCTGCTGGCAGAATGAGGGATGCCTAAACAAGACACCCCAAAGAGTATTTAATGTATACAGTACGTAGGCATCCACCTACATAGCGTCTGGACATCTCTACCCAAGGAAGGGGGCACACGGAGggcctcctcctgcttttcacTTCTCATTGCAGTCGCCGGTGAGAAGGCTGCAGCGGCTGCGGTAAGAATCCACCCGCCATCCCTTGGCGCCAGGTCACGGCTGGAAATACCGTCCAAGGTCCTGCCTGAAGTACCCTGCGAGCGGCACGGCCGCAGGCGTGCTGGACCTGCCTTCGGCACCCCCGACTTGCAATCATTTCCACCTGAATTTTGGGGGAATCGTATCTTATCGGGCTCTTAATAGATCAGGCGAATACACTGCATCTTTATTATCACCGTTGTAATTTTATCAGTGTACTGCCCCCAACACCAATACTGCCCTACAAAAATCTTTTACCAATATGGAACAAAAGTCTTCCTGCCCCAAAAAGCTCCCAGGTTTGATAGCCTCCAgtgctttcctctctctttccagacAAGCTGGGATGCTACCCTACTGTTTCCTTGCAGATACGAAGGCCTATTAATAGTGAGAACACTAATAATTATCAGTCGTAAAATTAGTACTGTTGGTTCTATTCTGCAAGAAACTTGTGCAAAACAAATCAATCCACGtcaaaaggaaaagcttccagctgatatggaaaataaatatagttTCCAAGTATCCATCAAGagtattaaaataatggaaatttcaaagaaaaaaaatgatcgAAACACAAA
This genomic window from Balearica regulorum gibbericeps isolate bBalReg1 chromosome 16, bBalReg1.pri, whole genome shotgun sequence contains:
- the TSHZ2 gene encoding teashirt homolog 2 isoform X1, with the translated sequence MPRRKQQAPKRAAGYVQEEDIKEEEDIKEEEEDDDDSNSTAQLQGSNDTGTDEEHEVGPEHKGNFSYQNSPVSHVSNQDAENESLLSDGSDHVADIKSICSREPQDPKPSTHPKAQNEAHNCMDKMTAVYANILSDSYWTGLGLGFKLSNSEKRSCDNRNGGNKADFDWHQDALSKSLQQNLPSRPVSKPNLFSSVQLYRQSSKMCGTVFTGASRFRCRQCSAAYDTLVELTVHMNETGHYQDDNHKKDKHRPTSYSKPRKRAFQDMDKEDAQKVLKCMFCGDSFDSLQDLSVHMIKTKHYQKVPLKEPVPTISSKMVTPAKKRVFDVNRPCSPDSTTGSFSDTFSPQKNANLQLSSNNRYGYQNGASYTWQFEACKSQILKCMECGSSHDTLQQLTTHMMVTGHFLKVTSSASKKGKQLVLDPLAVEKMQSLSEAPANDSPVSKSTSKSSAECIAATSELKKESKKDKADDANKDEKAVKTEEYEDTLQKPLDPTMKYQYLREEDLEDGSKGGGDILKSLENTVTTAINKAQNGAPSWSAYPSIHAAYQLSEGAKPSLPVGSQVLQIRPTITNKLRPIAPKWKVMPLVPISANVAQCTQVKKETDDKEEVQKDYAKEGIQAEPASLSQSEREPLLKSEASVEPKKSEPCSLKEEDKIKEDSGKEKAVLKEPTAASLSNGCAAANHSSELPCVNPLSALQSVLNNHLGKATEPLRPQSNSSPSSSTISMFHKPNLNMMEKPVLSPGPTPPKPASVSRHYLFENSDQPIDLTKSKGKKAESAQAQSCTSPPQKHALSDIADMVKVLPKATTPKPAASSRIPSMKLEIDVRRFEDVSTEVSTLHKRKGRQSNWNPQHLLILQAQFASSLFQTSEGKYLLSDLGPQERMQISKFTGLSMTTISHWLANVKYQLRKTGGTKFLKNMDKGHPVFYCSDCASQFRTPSTYISHLESHLGFQMKDMNRLAVEQQTKVEQEISRVSVQRSPETIAGEEDTDSKFKCKLCCRTFASKHAVKLHLSKTHSKSPEHHSQFVAEVDEE
- the TSHZ2 gene encoding teashirt homolog 2 isoform X2; the protein is MPRRKQQAPKRAAGYVQEEDIKEEEDIKEEEEDDDDSNSTAQLQGSNDTGTDEEHEVGPEHKGNFSYQNSPVSHVSNQDAENESLLSDGSDHVADIKSICSREPQDPKPSTHPKAQNEAHNCMDKMTAVYANILSDSYWTGLGLGFKLSNSEKRSCDNRNGGNKADFDWHQDALSKSLQQNLPSRPVSKPNLFSSVQLYRQSSKMCGTVFTGASRFRCRQCSAAYDTLVELTVHMNETGHYQDDNHKKDKHRPTSYSKPRKRAFQDMDKEDAQKVLKCMFCGDSFDSLQDLSVHMIKTKHYQKVPLKEPVPTISSKMVTPAKKRVFDVNRPCSPDSTTGSFSDTFSPQKNANLQLSSNNRYGYQNGASYTWQFEACKSQILKCMECGSSHDTLQQLTTHMMVTGHFLKVTSSASKKGKQLVLDPLAVEKMQSLSEAPANDSPVSKSTSKSSAECIAATSELKKESKKDKADDANKDEKAVKTEEYEDTLQKPLDPTMKYQYLREEDLEDGSKGGGDILKSLENTVTTAINKAQNGAPSWSAYPSIHAAYQLSEGAKPSLPVGSQVLQIRPTITNKLRPIAPKWKVMPLVPISANVAQCTQVKKETDDKEEVQKDYAKEGIQAEPASLSQSEREPLLKSEASVEPKKSEPCSLKEEDKIKEDSGKEKAVLKEPTAASLSNGCAAANHSSELPCVNPLSALQSVLNNHLGKATEPLRPQSNSSPSSSTISMFHKPNLNMMEKPVLSPGPTPPKPASVSRHYLFENSDQPIDLTKSKGKKAESAQAQSCTSPPQKHALSDIADMVKVLPKATTPKPAASSRIPSMKLEIDVRRFEDVSTEVSTLHKRKGRQSNWNPQHLLILQAQFASSLFQTSEGKYLLSDLGPQERMQISKFTGLSMTTISHWLANVKYQLRKTGGTKFLKNMDKGHPVFYCSDCASQFRTPSTYISHLESHLGFQMKDMNRLAVEQQTKVEQEISRVSVQRSPETIAGEEDTDSKFK